Proteins encoded in a region of the Sphingomonas japonica genome:
- a CDS encoding response regulator, with translation MADEEFGGLAIVLVVEDEPLQRMDMINMAEEAGFKVLEAHDAPHAIALLEARADVRLVLTDIDMPGAMDGLKLAAAVRRRWPPIKIIVTTAGVAPGVADMPEGAVFLPKPLNHRRVLDAMHRLVT, from the coding sequence ATGGCCGACGAAGAATTTGGCGGGCTCGCGATCGTGCTCGTCGTCGAGGACGAACCCCTTCAGCGCATGGACATGATCAACATGGCCGAAGAGGCCGGGTTCAAGGTGCTCGAGGCGCACGACGCACCTCACGCCATCGCTCTCCTGGAAGCGCGGGCCGACGTTCGCCTCGTGCTGACCGACATCGACATGCCTGGAGCGATGGACGGGCTAAAGCTCGCTGCTGCGGTTCGTCGCCGCTGGCCTCCTATCAAGATCATCGTAACCACAGCAGGGGTCGCTCCGGGGGTTGCAGACATGCCCGAGGGCGCGGTGTTTCTTCCCAAGCCGCTCAACCACCGGCGTGTCCTTGACGCTATGCATCGTCTGGTTACGTGA
- a CDS encoding LytR/AlgR family response regulator transcription factor, whose product MRTLIVDDEPAAIRRLVRLCEKMPSIEVAATANDGGKALAMLNRLCVDLILLDIEMPGLSGLAMAERLVGRMPAPAIVFVTAYEQFALQAFAVDAVGYLLKPVDPAQLRATIERIERRLAPTLREPTSMASARPVAAAIFWVPFRGTLLRLEGKDIDRITSEDDYARLHCGDKSYLVAERLYAIEQRLGGDCFVRVHRSTLVNSDRVEALENDAGTWSVRLSSGERLAIGRSFLPAVRSRLGITI is encoded by the coding sequence ATGCGCACGCTGATCGTCGATGACGAACCCGCCGCCATCCGTCGGCTTGTCCGGCTGTGCGAGAAGATGCCGTCGATCGAGGTGGCGGCGACCGCGAACGATGGGGGTAAGGCGCTGGCCATGCTGAATCGGCTGTGCGTCGACCTCATCCTACTTGATATCGAGATGCCTGGCCTGTCCGGCCTCGCGATGGCCGAGCGGCTCGTTGGTCGCATGCCGGCACCCGCGATCGTCTTCGTCACCGCCTACGAACAGTTCGCGCTTCAGGCCTTCGCGGTCGATGCCGTCGGATATCTGCTCAAGCCGGTCGATCCGGCGCAGTTGCGCGCGACGATTGAACGCATCGAGCGCCGGCTGGCGCCCACCCTGCGGGAACCCACGTCCATGGCCTCGGCGCGGCCAGTGGCGGCCGCGATTTTCTGGGTGCCCTTCCGCGGCACGTTGCTGCGGCTGGAGGGCAAGGACATCGACCGCATCACCAGCGAGGACGATTATGCCCGGCTGCATTGCGGCGACAAGAGCTATCTGGTCGCCGAGCGGCTCTACGCGATCGAGCAACGGCTGGGCGGCGACTGCTTCGTTCGCGTCCATCGCTCCACCTTGGTGAACAGCGATCGGGTTGAAGCGCTCGAGAACGATGCGGGAACCTGGTCGGTCCGGCTGTCGTCCGGCGAGCGCCTGGCCATCGGCCGCTCGTTCCTGCCCGCGGTGCGCTCGCGTCTGGGCATCACGATCTAA
- a CDS encoding sensor histidine kinase, with amino-acid sequence MNRATSLPIDLPARAVIVSIACFWIGWIALMSLRAALLDFAEPSDLLVRRIVAALAGAALTLVFWRGLRFVRSDRPVRIALAALIGAIPATIAFACVNWFLFYGWHPPASLAADVARWGYVRVWRYAVIDTSVSWFFFFGGWAILYLFLRAAARSAAAEKASMQAQLRALRYQIHPHFLFNALNALADLVQTGRGDDADRMILDLSALLRRMLSEDDGAPDIPLADEVDLQRLYLALEARRFEHRLRVEIDLPDELADTPVPRLILQPLVENAVKYAVGGSHAVVTIRIAAEADARGLLLVVEDDGSARSDASSGFGIGLANVRDRLQVVYGDTARLVAGSRAGGGYRASIALPHG; translated from the coding sequence ATGAACCGGGCAACCTCCCTCCCCATCGACCTGCCTGCGCGGGCGGTGATCGTGTCGATCGCTTGCTTCTGGATCGGCTGGATCGCGTTGATGAGCCTGCGCGCCGCGTTGCTAGACTTTGCCGAGCCGAGCGACCTGCTGGTCCGCCGGATCGTGGCGGCGCTTGCCGGCGCGGCGCTGACGCTGGTGTTCTGGCGCGGGCTTCGCTTCGTGCGCAGCGACCGGCCCGTCCGGATCGCGTTGGCGGCGTTGATCGGCGCGATCCCGGCCACGATCGCCTTCGCGTGCGTCAACTGGTTCCTGTTCTACGGCTGGCACCCGCCGGCCTCGCTCGCCGCCGACGTGGCGCGCTGGGGCTATGTCCGGGTGTGGCGCTACGCCGTCATCGACACGTCGGTCTCCTGGTTCTTCTTCTTCGGCGGCTGGGCGATCCTGTATCTCTTCCTGCGTGCCGCCGCCCGGTCGGCTGCAGCCGAGAAGGCGAGCATGCAGGCGCAGCTTCGCGCGCTGCGCTACCAAATTCACCCGCACTTCCTGTTCAACGCGCTGAACGCGCTTGCCGATCTCGTCCAGACCGGACGAGGCGACGACGCCGATCGCATGATCCTCGACCTGTCGGCGCTACTGCGCCGGATGCTGAGCGAGGACGATGGCGCGCCCGACATTCCGCTTGCGGACGAGGTCGATCTGCAACGCCTGTATCTGGCGCTGGAGGCGCGCCGGTTCGAGCATCGGCTGCGGGTGGAGATCGACCTGCCGGACGAACTTGCCGACACGCCCGTGCCACGACTGATCCTGCAGCCGCTGGTCGAGAATGCGGTCAAATATGCCGTTGGCGGCTCGCACGCAGTGGTAACGATCAGGATCGCCGCCGAAGCCGATGCACGGGGGCTGCTGCTGGTTGTCGAGGACGACGGATCGGCGCGAAGCGACGCCTCGTCGGGCTTCGGCATCGGGCTGGCGAACGTCCGCGACCGCCTGCAGGTGGTGTATGGCGATACCGCACGCCTTGTCGCCGGTTCGCGCGCCGGCGGCGGCTATCGCGCCTCGATCGCGCTGCCGCATGGCTGA
- a CDS encoding prolyl oligopeptidase family serine peptidase, with the protein MNTPTLSLTRRRFLTSAALAGGAALLPRAAGAAALRRPPVARIEPVTETLWGEQITDPYRWLENDKDRDRAPFMRGQDAYARQVLGGYPDRPRLLERIAAMSGDVTQVVYPKPAGSIRFLQKRTAGASSYRIVAHYPDGHEQVLADPATFAATGSTAAITWWVPSPSGRFVAFGVALAGSENAVGHVVEVAGARLLAERIVDAQYAAAAWLPDDSGFFYNRFAGRPAGSADFYNDRSLWLHHVGTAQAADRRIMAAGMDAGVPMAAISSPEMQVGIGSDHVALLVRDGYVRSFAIYLARRDAVLAGTATWRRICGADEGVADFALSGDTLYVISNKQAANGALLAIDAATGTLASACTLTPAGTTVLDELNAGRDGTFVTVNDGGEQSLFFQPGSGPMRPVALPYSGWVQSVAVNPADGAALIRITSWLQPGTIFAIDARTTTTTNTGLQQRPAIDLSPYEYHRIVATVRDGTRVPISIVRRKGPIAAAPCLVHAYGAYQWPSQPVFDARGIAFLEAGGIIATAHVRGGGEYGRAWHEGGKQATKPNTWRDLIDCCETLIAQGHTSKRQLAIVGGSAGGIAVGRAMTERPDLFAAVISKVGMSNPLRAEFEPNGQPNVPEFGSIKDAAGFRALKAMDSYHAVNDGVRYPAVLLTTSSNDARVAPHNAAKMAARLQAADPRGTALLRIDFDGGHDMNDLSKAKSDAEYADDFAFILATTKGR; encoded by the coding sequence ATGAACACGCCCACGCTGTCCCTGACTCGCCGACGCTTTCTGACCAGTGCGGCGCTTGCCGGCGGCGCCGCGCTGCTGCCGCGAGCCGCCGGCGCCGCAGCGCTTCGACGCCCGCCGGTCGCGCGGATCGAGCCGGTCACCGAAACCTTGTGGGGCGAGCAGATCACCGATCCCTATCGCTGGCTGGAAAACGACAAGGATCGCGACCGAGCGCCGTTCATGCGCGGCCAGGATGCGTATGCGCGGCAGGTGCTGGGGGGCTATCCCGACCGACCGCGGCTGCTGGAGCGGATCGCAGCGATGTCCGGCGACGTGACCCAGGTTGTCTATCCCAAGCCCGCAGGTTCGATCCGGTTCCTTCAGAAGCGCACGGCAGGCGCGTCCAGCTATCGGATCGTCGCGCATTATCCCGACGGGCATGAACAGGTGCTCGCCGACCCCGCGACGTTCGCAGCGACGGGCAGCACCGCCGCGATCACCTGGTGGGTGCCGTCGCCGAGCGGGCGCTTCGTGGCGTTCGGCGTCGCGCTGGCGGGATCCGAGAATGCAGTCGGCCATGTTGTCGAGGTGGCCGGCGCCCGGCTGCTTGCCGAGCGGATCGTCGACGCGCAATATGCCGCCGCGGCCTGGCTGCCCGATGACAGCGGCTTCTTCTACAACCGGTTCGCGGGCCGGCCGGCGGGCAGCGCGGACTTTTACAACGATCGCAGCCTGTGGCTGCACCACGTTGGCACCGCACAGGCCGCGGATCGCAGGATCATGGCGGCGGGTATGGATGCCGGTGTGCCGATGGCCGCGATCTCCTCGCCCGAGATGCAGGTCGGCATCGGTAGCGACCATGTCGCCCTGCTGGTGCGTGACGGGTATGTCCGTTCGTTCGCGATCTATCTGGCGCGGCGCGACGCAGTGCTCGCCGGGACCGCGACATGGCGTAGGATCTGCGGCGCGGACGAGGGCGTTGCCGATTTCGCGCTGAGCGGCGACACGCTGTACGTCATCTCGAACAAACAGGCTGCGAACGGCGCCTTGCTCGCCATCGACGCGGCCACCGGAACGCTGGCGAGCGCGTGTACGCTAACCCCGGCGGGCACAACCGTGCTGGACGAGCTGAACGCCGGGCGGGACGGCACGTTCGTTACGGTGAACGACGGCGGCGAACAGAGCCTTTTCTTCCAGCCGGGCAGCGGCCCGATGCGACCTGTCGCGCTGCCCTATTCGGGCTGGGTGCAAAGCGTCGCGGTGAACCCGGCGGACGGCGCCGCGCTGATCCGGATCACCAGCTGGCTGCAACCGGGCACGATCTTCGCCATTGATGCGCGGACCACCACCACCACCAACACCGGGCTGCAACAGCGCCCCGCGATCGACCTGTCGCCGTACGAGTACCACCGTATCGTTGCGACCGTGCGCGACGGCACGCGGGTGCCGATCTCGATCGTCCGGCGCAAGGGGCCAATCGCCGCCGCGCCGTGCCTCGTCCACGCGTATGGTGCGTATCAGTGGCCGTCGCAGCCGGTGTTCGACGCGCGCGGCATCGCCTTTCTCGAAGCGGGCGGGATCATCGCCACGGCGCACGTCCGCGGTGGCGGCGAATATGGCCGCGCCTGGCACGAGGGCGGGAAGCAGGCGACCAAGCCTAACACCTGGCGCGACCTGATCGACTGTTGCGAAACGCTGATAGCACAGGGCCACACTTCGAAGCGGCAGCTGGCGATCGTCGGCGGATCGGCCGGCGGCATCGCCGTCGGGCGGGCGATGACCGAGCGACCCGACCTGTTCGCGGCGGTGATCTCAAAGGTCGGCATGTCGAACCCGCTGCGCGCCGAGTTCGAACCCAACGGCCAGCCTAACGTGCCTGAATTCGGATCGATCAAGGATGCAGCCGGCTTTCGCGCGCTCAAGGCAATGGACAGCTACCACGCGGTGAATGACGGCGTGCGCTATCCGGCGGTCCTGCTGACGACGAGCAGCAACGACGCGCGCGTCGCGCCGCACAATGCCGCCAAGATGGCCGCGCGACTGCAAGCGGCCGATCCGCGCGGCACCGCGTTGCTCCGGATCGACTTCGACGGCGGCCATGACATGAACGACCTGTCCAAGGCGAAATCGGATGCGGAATATGCCGACGATTTCGCCTTTATCCTCGCGACGACCAAAGGTCGTTAA
- a CDS encoding winged helix-turn-helix transcriptional regulator produces MATSTILEDTEDTRNGPPATGWHCPAERTLQILAGKWRPMIIYWLLPEALRFNELQRRLKGITHRTLSKTLKEMEVDGLLARKDYREIPPRVDYSLTPKGESLKFVLIAMEEWAREIGTQD; encoded by the coding sequence ATGGCAACAAGTACGATCCTTGAGGATACTGAGGACACCCGGAATGGTCCGCCCGCTACCGGCTGGCATTGTCCCGCCGAACGGACGCTGCAAATCCTGGCCGGCAAGTGGCGGCCAATGATCATTTACTGGCTGCTACCAGAGGCCCTTCGCTTCAATGAGCTCCAGCGGCGTCTGAAGGGCATTACCCACCGCACGCTTTCAAAAACTCTCAAGGAGATGGAAGTCGACGGACTGCTCGCGCGCAAAGATTATCGCGAGATCCCGCCGCGCGTCGATTATTCTCTCACTCCCAAAGGCGAAAGCCTGAAATTCGTTTTGATCGCTATGGAGGAATGGGCGCGGGAAATTGGCACCCAGGATTAG
- a CDS encoding glutathione S-transferase family protein, producing the protein MMPTLYTMPETCSLSPNIAVAWLDAPVEISNIAYGDQKKDAYLAINPKAQVPALRFEDGDVLTEATAILDWLGATYGKESYGRDNRLGRKEAEALAFMTSEVHATYGGHFNTQKFADSADGKEEVKRKTYERLADQYRLLEDTLTANGGEWYLGQRSFADTFLYVLTRWIEKTPLSIDDYPALKAFRVRMEADEGVSKALARQDMEPIG; encoded by the coding sequence ATGATGCCGACGCTATACACCATGCCCGAAACCTGTTCGCTGTCGCCGAACATCGCGGTTGCCTGGCTCGATGCCCCGGTTGAAATCAGCAATATCGCTTATGGCGACCAGAAGAAGGATGCGTATCTCGCCATCAATCCCAAGGCTCAGGTGCCGGCGCTCCGTTTCGAAGATGGTGACGTGCTGACCGAAGCGACGGCAATCCTCGATTGGCTCGGCGCGACTTATGGAAAGGAGAGCTATGGGCGCGACAATCGGCTTGGCCGCAAGGAGGCCGAAGCCCTGGCCTTCATGACCTCGGAAGTCCACGCGACCTATGGGGGTCACTTCAATACGCAGAAATTCGCCGACAGTGCGGACGGGAAAGAGGAGGTCAAGCGCAAGACCTACGAACGGCTCGCCGACCAGTACCGGCTCCTGGAAGACACGCTGACCGCCAATGGCGGTGAATGGTATCTCGGCCAGCGGTCCTTTGCCGATACCTTCCTGTATGTGCTGACGCGGTGGATCGAAAAGACGCCGCTGTCGATCGACGACTATCCAGCGCTCAAGGCGTTTCGAGTGCGCATGGAGGCGGACGAGGGCGTGTCGAAAGCGCTTGCGCGCCAGGACATGGAGCCGATCGGATGA
- a CDS encoding DUF5996 family protein: protein MPYADWAETCTALHLWSQIIGKYRLAHTPWVNHSWHATLYVTPRGLTTGMVSDGGLALTLTFDLREHALVGETFDRIDSFPLEAMSVADFLARTTALVERLGGRMDIHGAPSEIADALPFAKDTGKRPYDREAVERFHQALVRIEGVFAKFRTGFLGKVSPVHLFWGSFDLAVTRFSGRTAPLHPGGVPALPDPVTREAYSHEVSSAGFWSGGGGASEPMFYSYAYPVPDGFADRSVEPAAARFDRDLGEFVLPYEAVQASADPDGDLMRFLRSTYAAAADLAQWDRPALECDFGIPRVPREVRG from the coding sequence TTGCCCTACGCCGACTGGGCCGAAACCTGCACGGCGTTGCATCTATGGAGCCAGATCATCGGCAAGTATCGCCTTGCCCACACGCCCTGGGTCAACCATTCCTGGCACGCCACCCTCTATGTGACGCCACGCGGCCTTACGACGGGAATGGTGTCTGATGGCGGTCTGGCTTTGACACTGACCTTCGACCTGCGCGAGCATGCCCTGGTGGGGGAAACATTCGATCGCATAGACAGCTTCCCGCTGGAAGCGATGAGCGTGGCCGATTTCCTCGCCAGGACTACCGCCCTTGTCGAGAGGCTGGGCGGACGTATGGATATTCATGGTGCTCCGAGCGAGATCGCGGATGCCCTGCCCTTCGCAAAGGACACGGGGAAGCGCCCCTATGACCGGGAAGCTGTAGAGCGATTTCATCAGGCGTTGGTTCGGATCGAAGGAGTATTCGCCAAGTTCCGTACGGGATTCCTCGGCAAGGTCTCGCCCGTGCACCTCTTCTGGGGATCGTTCGATCTGGCCGTCACGCGCTTCTCGGGACGCACGGCGCCCCTCCACCCTGGCGGCGTGCCAGCGCTTCCCGATCCAGTGACGCGTGAAGCGTATAGCCACGAGGTATCTTCCGCAGGATTCTGGTCGGGTGGAGGCGGCGCGAGCGAACCGATGTTCTACTCCTACGCCTATCCCGTGCCCGACGGCTTCGCGGACCGCTCCGTCGAGCCGGCCGCCGCTCGCTTTGATCGAGATCTGGGCGAGTTCGTGCTGCCTTATGAGGCTGTACAAGCCAGCGCTGACCCGGATGGCGACCTGATGCGCTTCCTGCGATCGACCTATGCGGCGGCGGCGGATTTGGCCCAGTGGGACCGGCCGGCGCTTGAGTGCGACTTTGGCATTCCGCGGGTGCCGCGTGAAGTTCGCGGCTGA
- a CDS encoding DUF1993 domain-containing protein has product MMLPAMLLPTYVQMLGALSAWLTKAEAQRPGGDGDVLLAARLAPDMFPLSTQVRFACRQAQEGVFRIQGREFPASLQALLDEGRNGGEAPGTMAAAQGRIAETLAVVEAAEAEGIAVDPVSNIAHELPIGMVLDVTAERYARDWALPQFYFHVVTAYAILRAQGIELGKADFAAHMLSHLRPPGT; this is encoded by the coding sequence ATGATGCTGCCTGCCATGCTTCTTCCCACCTACGTCCAAATGCTTGGCGCGTTGTCCGCTTGGCTCACCAAGGCAGAGGCGCAACGGCCGGGCGGGGACGGGGACGTGCTGCTCGCCGCGCGGCTCGCGCCCGACATGTTTCCGCTTTCAACGCAGGTTCGCTTCGCATGCCGGCAAGCGCAGGAGGGCGTATTTCGGATACAGGGGCGCGAATTTCCGGCGTCGCTTCAAGCTCTGCTCGACGAGGGCCGCAACGGCGGCGAAGCTCCGGGCACCATGGCGGCGGCACAGGGGAGAATAGCCGAGACGCTGGCGGTGGTGGAAGCGGCTGAGGCGGAAGGCATCGCGGTAGACCCGGTCAGCAACATCGCGCACGAATTACCAATCGGCATGGTGCTTGATGTCACAGCCGAGCGGTACGCTCGCGACTGGGCGCTGCCGCAATTCTACTTCCACGTCGTGACTGCCTACGCGATCCTGCGAGCGCAAGGGATCGAATTGGGCAAAGCTGACTTTGCCGCGCACATGCTTTCTCATTTGCGCCCGCCCGGAACCTGA
- a CDS encoding exonuclease domain-containing protein, with product MFRQDLKQSVGATSIAAAEAAVDANDFVVIDVETACSRVSSICQIGIVGFRNGQITFEYEALIDPRDHFSSFNTRIHGIAAEHILGRPCFAEVHDVVSGHLSERVTVAHSYFDKSALAAACRVHDRAMVDTTWLDSVKVAKRAWPELPSHKLNVVSRHLSIPLKHHDALSDARAAGMIVVKAIEHTGMSLAEWLAPAMRQRVPPAPPPAASGPLAGERVAILGQPRNGPLAHRIAASGGRVVSGVGSTTTVLAVIADEPFGYVRYDAQYRKAEELRRSGRAIRIISERQLVAELAEFA from the coding sequence ATGTTCCGCCAAGATCTGAAGCAAAGCGTTGGCGCGACCTCGATCGCGGCCGCGGAGGCGGCCGTCGATGCGAACGACTTCGTCGTCATCGATGTGGAAACCGCCTGCTCCCGGGTCAGCAGCATATGCCAGATTGGCATCGTCGGGTTCCGTAACGGGCAGATCACGTTCGAATACGAAGCGCTGATCGACCCGCGCGATCATTTCAGCAGCTTCAACACGCGCATCCACGGCATCGCAGCGGAACATATCCTCGGGCGGCCGTGCTTCGCCGAGGTCCACGATGTGGTCAGCGGTCATCTTTCCGAACGCGTTACGGTTGCGCACTCATACTTCGACAAGAGTGCGCTGGCGGCAGCCTGTCGCGTTCACGACCGGGCGATGGTCGATACAACGTGGCTTGACAGCGTGAAGGTTGCGAAACGGGCGTGGCCGGAGTTGCCGAGCCACAAGTTGAATGTGGTGTCTCGCCATCTCAGTATCCCGCTGAAGCACCACGACGCTCTCAGCGACGCACGCGCCGCGGGCATGATCGTCGTGAAGGCTATCGAACATACGGGGATGTCGCTGGCGGAGTGGTTGGCCCCTGCCATGCGTCAGCGGGTCCCACCTGCTCCGCCACCGGCCGCGAGCGGGCCACTCGCGGGGGAGCGGGTGGCGATCCTCGGCCAGCCTCGCAATGGTCCGCTCGCCCACCGGATCGCAGCAAGCGGCGGTCGCGTCGTTTCAGGGGTCGGGAGCACGACTACGGTACTCGCCGTAATTGCAGATGAGCCGTTCGGGTACGTTCGTTACGATGCCCAGTACCGGAAAGCAGAAGAGCTTCGACGGTCTGGTCGCGCCATCAGGATCATTTCCGAACGTCAACTCGTCGCAGAGCTAGCTGAATTCGCCTGA
- a CDS encoding glutathione S-transferase, which translates to MMAVHVLYSFRRCPYAMRARLALAVSGTCYEHREVRLSDKPAAMLSASSKGTVPVLQTADGTVIDESLDIMRWALEARDPEGWLTRDDPALIADNDDTFKHHLDRYKYPDRHGSDPDLHRHIGLRFLRDLDARLAVAGQLCGPARGLTDAAIMPFVRQFAGVDRDWFDDQPLPSLKAWLADHLTSDLFDRIMQRAAPWSESDRPSIVTGVKPTNQSGEFS; encoded by the coding sequence ATGATGGCTGTCCACGTCCTCTACAGTTTCCGTCGGTGCCCGTATGCGATGCGGGCACGATTGGCGCTGGCTGTGAGCGGTACGTGCTACGAGCATCGCGAAGTCCGGCTTTCCGACAAGCCGGCGGCGATGTTGTCGGCCTCGTCCAAGGGGACGGTGCCAGTACTTCAGACGGCGGACGGGACGGTGATCGATGAGAGTCTGGACATTATGCGCTGGGCCTTGGAAGCTCGGGATCCCGAGGGCTGGCTTACGCGTGACGACCCGGCGCTGATCGCCGACAATGACGACACGTTCAAGCACCACCTCGACCGTTACAAATATCCCGATCGTCACGGTTCGGACCCCGACCTTCACCGTCATATCGGCCTCCGCTTCCTGCGCGACCTCGATGCACGTTTAGCGGTCGCTGGCCAACTTTGCGGACCGGCTCGAGGGCTGACAGATGCCGCTATCATGCCGTTCGTCAGGCAGTTCGCTGGGGTCGATCGTGACTGGTTCGACGATCAGCCGCTCCCTTCCCTGAAGGCGTGGCTCGCTGACCACCTCACGTCGGATCTGTTCGACAGGATCATGCAGCGGGCTGCACCCTGGTCCGAGAGCGACCGGCCCAGCATTGTGACCGGTGTCAAGCCGACGAATCAGTCAGGCGAATTCAGCTAG
- a CDS encoding ArsR/SmtB family transcription factor → MPRFTHPRLEDVPLDLALHALADPNRLGMVARLAATERLSCTDAAPCESIPKSTLSNHLKLLRAAGLVETTQAGREMINTLRRSDFDRRFPGLLDAVLANRLA, encoded by the coding sequence ATGCCCCGCTTCACCCATCCCAGGCTGGAGGACGTTCCGCTGGATCTGGCGCTTCACGCGCTGGCCGATCCCAATCGGCTGGGCATGGTGGCGCGCTTGGCCGCGACCGAGCGCCTGAGCTGCACCGACGCGGCACCGTGCGAGTCGATCCCGAAGAGCACGCTATCCAATCACCTCAAGCTGCTGCGCGCCGCGGGGCTGGTCGAGACGACGCAGGCCGGGCGCGAGATGATCAACACGCTGAGACGATCCGATTTCGATCGGCGCTTCCCCGGCCTGCTCGACGCAGTGCTCGCCAACCGGCTTGCCTGA
- a CDS encoding SDR family oxidoreductase yields MSLQGKTALVTGGSRGIGAAIAKRLAADGAAVAITYSGNKAAADATVSAIKSAGGTAFAFQADAADPASQRAGVEQAAAALGAIDILVHNAGVAEFSAVADDTDETFDRQFGVNVKGLHVGTRAALPHLSDGGRIILIGSVSGELAFPATAVYSATKAAVAALARGWAKDLASRNILVNTVQPGPINTDMNPADGEFAQQMIGFIPLGRYGKVEEIAGAVSFLAGPDASYITGTTLNVDGGAAA; encoded by the coding sequence ATGTCACTTCAGGGCAAGACGGCGCTCGTCACCGGTGGATCGCGCGGGATAGGGGCTGCGATCGCTAAGCGGCTGGCGGCTGACGGTGCGGCCGTCGCTATCACCTATTCTGGCAACAAGGCCGCCGCGGACGCCACGGTGTCGGCGATAAAAAGCGCTGGCGGTACCGCCTTTGCTTTCCAGGCGGACGCGGCAGATCCGGCGTCGCAACGCGCTGGCGTCGAACAGGCAGCAGCGGCGCTGGGCGCAATCGACATTTTGGTCCACAATGCTGGCGTGGCGGAGTTCTCCGCTGTTGCCGACGATACCGACGAGACCTTCGATCGCCAGTTTGGCGTCAACGTGAAGGGCCTGCATGTCGGCACGCGCGCGGCGTTGCCACACCTAAGCGATGGTGGACGTATCATCTTGATAGGCAGTGTCTCGGGCGAGCTCGCCTTCCCCGCGACTGCGGTCTACAGCGCGACCAAGGCGGCGGTTGCCGCACTGGCACGTGGTTGGGCGAAAGATCTCGCTTCGCGCAACATCCTGGTCAACACTGTGCAGCCGGGGCCCATCAACACCGACATGAACCCCGCCGACGGCGAGTTCGCGCAGCAGATGATCGGCTTCATCCCGCTCGGCCGCTACGGCAAGGTCGAGGAGATCGCGGGCGCGGTCTCGTTCCTCGCCGGGCCGGATGCGAGCTACATCACGGGTACCACGCTCAACGTCGATGGGGGCGCGGCGGCCTGA
- a CDS encoding phytanoyl-CoA dioxygenase family protein, whose protein sequence is MRDGFVRIDEAFSEHTAEQARAILWKATGCDPDERASWTFPVVRLDQFSQAPFLEAANTPKLCAAFDQLVGAGRWYPRDRLGTFPVRFPAEEATGDDGWHIDVSFGYDHPDFMEWRANVCSKGRALLMLFLFSDVGIDDAPTRIRVSSHADIARELAPAGEAGLTLRELAADGFAGSAHRPEALAVGKAGTVYLCHPFLVHAAQRHRGTAPRFMAQPPLLPREPISLCRRDGDYSPVEQAILNAISRP, encoded by the coding sequence GTGCGCGACGGCTTCGTCCGTATCGATGAGGCATTTAGCGAGCATACCGCAGAGCAGGCCCGCGCGATCCTGTGGAAAGCCACCGGCTGCGACCCTGATGAGCGTGCATCATGGACCTTTCCGGTCGTGCGCCTGGACCAGTTCAGCCAAGCCCCGTTTCTGGAGGCGGCGAATACGCCGAAGCTGTGCGCGGCATTTGATCAGCTTGTTGGTGCTGGCCGCTGGTATCCGCGCGATAGGCTTGGAACCTTTCCGGTGCGCTTCCCCGCCGAGGAAGCCACCGGCGACGATGGTTGGCATATCGATGTCAGTTTCGGCTACGACCACCCGGACTTCATGGAGTGGCGCGCCAATGTCTGCAGCAAGGGGCGAGCCTTGCTAATGCTGTTCCTGTTTTCGGATGTCGGTATCGATGATGCACCGACCCGTATTCGCGTTAGCTCGCATGCCGATATTGCAAGGGAACTCGCTCCTGCAGGGGAGGCTGGCCTGACGCTTCGCGAGCTTGCCGCTGATGGATTTGCCGGCTCGGCGCACCGGCCGGAGGCATTAGCTGTGGGCAAGGCCGGCACGGTGTATTTGTGCCATCCTTTTCTCGTGCACGCCGCGCAACGGCATCGTGGAACAGCGCCGCGGTTCATGGCTCAACCGCCCCTGTTGCCGCGTGAGCCCATCTCTCTGTGTCGGCGCGACGGAGACTATTCTCCAGTCGAACAGGCGATCCTGAACGCGATCTCGCGCCCGTAG
- a CDS encoding alpha/beta fold hydrolase, translated as MDPSQRIVIGWGRQDRLCLPRQASRAMAAFPSATLHWFEHSGHFPMWDMPNETTAIILQATQ; from the coding sequence CTGGACCCGTCGCAACGCATTGTCATTGGCTGGGGCCGGCAGGACAGGCTGTGCCTGCCCCGTCAGGCGAGCCGCGCGATGGCGGCATTCCCCTCCGCAACATTGCACTGGTTCGAACACAGCGGCCATTTTCCGATGTGGGACATGCCGAACGAGACGACGGCGATCATCCTTCAAGCAACCCAATGA